The Thermoanaerobaculales bacterium genome has a segment encoding these proteins:
- a CDS encoding EAL domain-containing protein, whose protein sequence is MSRGRLSGLVRRLSGAGARPQPPAPSQTAPSLSFLVATSDRLLAASVVSEVEATGHQCHVVTGLRERRRAVERDRPVIALVDWRLPDEARAPLLAALRTADGAACPILALVPDDSPATIDAVLGSGCDDYLTLPAAAAAIRTKLSFFAVRLRARSDLLDANRALRSALDRFVIACGGQQDGIWDWDVRSRKVYYSPRWKAMLGYQDGDIGDSPDDWFELVHPDDRKRLRSMVDANLAGSMTPLEHRYRIRHHDGGYRWMLARAEMLRDDSGAVYRIVGRQTDVHGDEQSDTDPRIGGLHDPLTKLPNRTVLTDRLRLAFARARRDPSRPFALLFFDVDRFKNVNDSLGHLVGDRLLRAIGDRVQAACRPSDTVARFGGDEFAIIVEDITDVRGATAAAERIQDAFRVPFDLDGLEVFATVSIGIAVWKPAYERPEDLLRDSDTAMYRAKANGRNTFVVFDDDMHARVVATLRLETDLRRAIARNEFRVYYQPIVSITVGRITGFEVLVRWQHPDRGLLLPKHFIGVSEEMGAIIQIDRFVAEEACRQLRAWQNKYRHNPPLNVSVNISGTQFLQPDLVQQIDHILRKTGLYGRSLTLEVTESVLMENAQYAAAMLEELRALDIGISIDDFGTGYSSLAYLRRFKIDTLKIDYSFVSRMLADEESSQIVKTITTLAGNLGKQTVAEGVETRSQFDALRELGVDRAQGIFISPPVPAAEAEDLLARTIHEDNHLRKILSDRLKSGTQPGDGVTT, encoded by the coding sequence ATGAGCCGGGGTAGGCTGTCCGGGCTCGTCCGCCGCCTGTCCGGGGCCGGGGCACGTCCGCAGCCGCCGGCACCGAGCCAGACGGCGCCGTCGCTGAGCTTCCTCGTGGCGACCTCCGACCGCCTGCTCGCGGCCTCGGTCGTCAGCGAGGTCGAGGCCACCGGCCACCAGTGCCACGTGGTCACCGGGCTGCGCGAGCGCCGCCGCGCGGTCGAGAGGGACCGCCCCGTGATCGCCCTCGTCGACTGGCGCCTGCCCGACGAGGCGCGGGCGCCGCTCCTCGCCGCCCTGCGCACCGCCGACGGCGCCGCCTGCCCGATCCTCGCGCTGGTCCCGGACGATTCGCCGGCGACGATCGACGCGGTGCTCGGGTCCGGGTGCGACGACTACCTCACGCTCCCGGCCGCGGCGGCGGCGATCCGGACCAAGCTCAGTTTCTTCGCCGTGCGGCTTCGCGCGAGGTCGGATCTGCTCGACGCCAACCGCGCGCTCCGCTCCGCGCTCGACCGCTTCGTCATCGCCTGCGGCGGCCAGCAGGACGGCATCTGGGATTGGGACGTCCGCAGCCGCAAGGTCTACTACTCGCCGCGATGGAAGGCGATGCTCGGCTACCAGGACGGCGACATCGGCGACTCCCCGGACGACTGGTTCGAGCTCGTCCACCCCGACGACCGCAAGCGCCTGCGGAGCATGGTCGACGCCAACCTGGCCGGCAGCATGACGCCGCTCGAGCACCGCTACCGGATCCGCCACCACGACGGCGGATACCGCTGGATGCTGGCGCGGGCCGAGATGCTGCGCGACGACTCGGGCGCCGTCTACCGGATCGTCGGCCGTCAGACCGACGTGCACGGCGACGAGCAGTCCGACACCGATCCCCGCATCGGCGGGCTGCACGACCCGCTGACCAAGCTGCCCAATCGGACCGTGCTGACCGATCGTCTCAGGCTGGCTTTCGCCAGGGCGCGCCGCGACCCCAGCCGGCCGTTCGCGCTGCTGTTCTTTGACGTCGACCGCTTCAAGAACGTCAACGACAGCCTTGGCCACCTGGTCGGCGACCGCCTGCTGCGCGCCATCGGCGACCGGGTCCAGGCCGCCTGCCGTCCCTCCGACACCGTCGCTCGTTTCGGCGGCGACGAGTTCGCGATCATCGTCGAGGACATCACCGACGTGCGCGGGGCGACGGCCGCCGCCGAGCGGATCCAGGACGCGTTTCGCGTCCCCTTCGACCTCGACGGGCTCGAGGTCTTCGCGACCGTGAGCATCGGCATCGCGGTCTGGAAGCCCGCCTACGAGCGGCCCGAGGACCTGCTTCGCGACTCCGACACCGCGATGTACCGCGCCAAGGCGAACGGCCGCAACACCTTCGTCGTGTTCGACGACGACATGCACGCCCGGGTCGTCGCGACCCTCCGGCTCGAGACCGATCTTCGGCGGGCGATCGCCCGCAACGAGTTCCGCGTCTACTACCAGCCGATCGTGTCGATCACGGTCGGTCGGATCACCGGCTTTGAGGTGCTTGTCCGCTGGCAGCACCCCGACCGCGGCCTGCTCCTGCCCAAGCACTTCATCGGCGTCTCCGAGGAGATGGGCGCGATCATCCAGATCGACCGCTTCGTCGCCGAGGAGGCGTGCCGCCAGCTGCGGGCGTGGCAGAACAAGTACCGCCACAACCCGCCGCTCAACGTCAGCGTCAACATTTCGGGCACCCAGTTCCTGCAGCCGGACCTCGTCCAGCAGATCGACCACATCCTGCGCAAGACCGGTCTGTACGGGCGCAGCCTCACCCTCGAGGTCACGGAGAGCGTCCTCATGGAAAACGCCCAGTACGCAGCGGCGATGCTCGAGGAGCTGCGGGCGCTCGACATCGGCATCAGCATCGACGACTTCGGGACCGGCTACTCGTCGCTCGCCTACCTGCGGCGTTTCAAGATCGACACCCTCAAGATCGACTACTCGTTCGTGTCGAGGATGCTCGCCGACGAGGAGAGCTCGCAGATCGTCAAGACCATCACCACGCTTGCCGGCAACCTGGGCAAGCAGACGGTGGCCGAGGGCGTGGAGACGCGCTCGCAGTTCGATGCGCTGCGCGAGCTCGGCGTCGACCGTGCCCAGGGGATCTTCATCTCGCCGCCGGTCCCGGCCGCCGAGGCCGAGGACCTTCTCGCCCGGACCATCCACGAGGACAACCACCTGCGCAAGATCCTGAGCGACCGGCTCAAGAGCGGCACCCAGCCAGGAGACGGGGTCACCACCTGA
- a CDS encoding translocation/assembly module TamB domain-containing protein, whose protein sequence is MRTTLRRVLVWSLVAVLALVAVLAVLVHLPPVQRALWERAAGTIERATGWQVAASAFRARAWPAAIELRGVSAGTSGPGAVAADRVAVRFRWRRLLSAPRRIEAIEIEGLTVDLRRLQLPRTASEPERPPADPWRAIEVGSLQLRGARVGGAASGVELEAEGLEVAGRLEGGVAVVSARVGTITAIRAGRRAVVGPLDVEAIANEGGLTVERLVLEGELASASLGLSAGLGDRRLAADGRIEVELGPALEWFAPEAARLAQPRGRLVLSGSGTATPAAGAELAFDHVGGPLQVAGYPITRVRLASSPTGVLLEAGGEGWGELTVDAGRDRATVHARLIGAAVGPALALAARPLPSWLPGPFALSGTVDASVPLPMALERLAATADLQVAFPQGRLEVAGGSESGSWRAERVALELPGASFAGQGRLGAAGDLEATAQGTMSDPAALAGYLAKFLPRAADLGVGGGPAQLELALSGSMPRPAIDATFGWEQPAVAGISVEGVAGFARGTLEELDWGVTAVPVDGASLELGGAAWPRRQEVAGTWLATLPDLGAVAALADLALRERLGGSAGGGGTFRWAGDGGWSAGGSVQATGVRVDKWTIGRAEADIEASPAAVELRRLEAHALGGSLRAAGSMALAGRERSLEARLEWRGIEPASLLADAPEQVRGLLDGSLRVEGSLERPVGDLELRWTAAGTAPLVTGSLRASLAGGEVELVSEQLTTAAGQLIVSGRLPLGDLPRPEWVWADAPGGPVELTVSGRALELGALVTALTRRRLPAQVESDLALDVSWSLVDPSQRYGQLVLDGLAVRHSGGLITAPDGVRVGLNGGVLRLDRTRLVGPRASIEVAGEVDRLARELRFEAAGELEPEIARLVPYPLRVEKPISIRVSVEGPFAAPEGTIVVDHRGGSIVWRDPPVEIADLHLAAELGDGVLSIRDGAAGINLGRASFGGGWDPASGQGVVVELDEVTFFAAGTLTQWSGVVAVEPDPDGMVLVTGELVLGGGVWEQRADLAGTVLGGPELVSAADDPLRGIALDLTVRAQTGVRVNNNLGRFDVRWDRLRVGGTVAAPVLQGDIRIDPGGVVNLPGKSVELQRGTIRFTGDPHVDPVVELVPVEDLAVFGEKSSSTSSVDVLSLAAESLYGGLGRALGFENETLQPAEIAVETETDTSSQFLLGQRLSPNLAFFFATNPTDVRDRTTMLQLWNLSFDPGLALQGYQSVLDESSGVTLIQRFRWGGTAGKVGVPTFGAAYQDAEVDDRPVIHKLRLEGEWPVSKRRLRRATGVTKGQPYEPFLAFVADVHLEQELAVAGFPEAVVRWHTEGPARSPTLVFTCETGPRHEIAFVGDQPPKAVQREVLALYMPPPLEEVALANMRMALRRHYQATGRPFAEVRAERGEDRTELVIERGEPLEYRGPVVEGIGEPGAGLIRDVLGSPLELAAALEDSGRAGRLVASQLLSIGYPDARLVEVSAGKPVDGVSEVRLLVDAGERARIAEVTVAGRDPLGLTANLGGALAVGEPLDRRAIDNALAEIRRAYQKSGYDQVSVRAALRRLEGSSGRVEVQIEPGIQRRLEGVRFTGNRHIDPRFLRVGLALGEGDLLDVFTVDESAIDIANFAPVERVQVSTVPIGATGSIVEFDVVEKPRWTVELGAGWDEERGFEGRTGIRDDNLFGRGVSANLRLRWSDIEKVALLYGSLPPLPGGRVSLGTTLGYSERDRELVVGGGAVPYRESESQASLDLIYELDPGTTLKPYVLFDRTRWEFDEPYSLANQSIATVTLGGAAFHERFDNPFDPRRGYGLTADLGWSSSYFGSDLDTLRGMANGSLAVPLASGWTWVQAARIGVAEPLRGTVLDPTARFFAGGQGSIRGFDFESVGPGFETADGVVPLGGGALFILNEELRTPLWKALRGAVFVDTGQVWRSWGDADWRLSTAVGLGLRWSTPVGLVWGDVAWPVANVGISSRDPKFYFGIGRPF, encoded by the coding sequence GTGCGCACGACCCTGCGGCGAGTGCTGGTGTGGAGCCTGGTCGCCGTCCTGGCGCTGGTTGCGGTCCTGGCCGTGCTGGTCCACCTGCCTCCGGTCCAGCGCGCGCTGTGGGAGCGAGCGGCCGGGACCATCGAGCGGGCGACCGGGTGGCAGGTGGCGGCGTCCGCATTCAGGGCCCGGGCGTGGCCGGCCGCGATCGAGCTGCGGGGCGTGAGCGCCGGCACCTCGGGTCCCGGGGCGGTGGCGGCGGACCGGGTCGCCGTCCGCTTCCGGTGGCGGCGCCTGCTATCGGCTCCGCGGCGCATCGAGGCGATCGAGATTGAAGGCCTCACTGTCGACCTGCGGCGGCTCCAGCTGCCGCGCACGGCGTCCGAGCCGGAGCGCCCGCCGGCGGACCCGTGGCGGGCGATCGAGGTCGGCAGCCTCCAGCTGCGCGGCGCCCGAGTGGGGGGCGCGGCCTCCGGCGTCGAGCTGGAGGCGGAGGGCCTCGAGGTCGCGGGCCGGCTCGAGGGCGGCGTCGCGGTCGTCTCGGCGCGGGTCGGCACGATCACCGCCATCCGCGCCGGCCGCCGCGCGGTGGTTGGCCCGCTCGATGTCGAGGCGATCGCGAACGAGGGCGGGCTGACGGTCGAGCGCCTCGTCCTGGAGGGTGAGCTCGCGAGCGCATCGCTGGGGCTGTCGGCCGGGCTCGGCGACCGCCGGCTGGCGGCCGACGGACGCATCGAGGTCGAGCTCGGCCCGGCCCTGGAGTGGTTTGCTCCGGAGGCGGCGCGATTGGCGCAGCCGCGCGGCCGCCTCGTGCTATCCGGCTCCGGCACGGCGACGCCGGCTGCGGGCGCCGAGCTCGCCTTCGACCACGTGGGCGGGCCGCTGCAGGTTGCCGGCTACCCGATCACCCGGGTGCGGCTCGCCTCGTCGCCGACCGGCGTCCTGCTCGAGGCGGGCGGAGAAGGCTGGGGAGAGCTCACGGTGGACGCCGGCCGCGACCGCGCGACGGTGCACGCGCGCCTGATCGGCGCGGCGGTCGGGCCGGCGCTCGCCCTGGCCGCCCGGCCGCTGCCGTCGTGGCTGCCCGGCCCGTTCGCGCTGTCCGGCACGGTCGACGCCTCGGTGCCGCTGCCGATGGCCCTCGAGCGGTTGGCGGCCACCGCCGATCTTCAGGTTGCGTTCCCGCAGGGGCGGCTCGAGGTCGCGGGTGGGAGCGAAAGCGGGAGCTGGCGCGCGGAGAGGGTGGCCCTCGAGCTGCCGGGCGCCAGCTTCGCGGGCCAGGGACGGCTCGGTGCCGCCGGCGATCTGGAGGCGACAGCGCAGGGCACGATGAGCGACCCGGCCGCGCTCGCGGGCTACCTCGCGAAGTTCCTGCCGCGGGCGGCAGACCTCGGCGTCGGCGGCGGCCCGGCGCAGCTCGAGCTCGCCCTCTCGGGCTCGATGCCCAGGCCGGCGATCGACGCCACCTTCGGCTGGGAGCAGCCGGCGGTGGCGGGGATCTCGGTGGAGGGGGTTGCGGGCTTCGCCCGCGGCACGCTCGAGGAGCTCGACTGGGGAGTGACGGCGGTGCCGGTGGACGGCGCGTCGCTCGAGCTCGGCGGGGCGGCGTGGCCGCGACGCCAGGAGGTGGCAGGGACCTGGCTGGCCACCCTGCCCGACCTGGGCGCCGTCGCCGCGCTCGCAGACCTCGCGCTGCGCGAGCGGCTGGGCGGCTCAGCCGGGGGCGGCGGGACCTTCCGGTGGGCGGGCGATGGCGGCTGGTCCGCCGGGGGGAGCGTGCAGGCCACCGGCGTCAGGGTCGACAAATGGACGATCGGCCGCGCCGAGGCCGACATCGAGGCGTCGCCGGCGGCGGTCGAGCTCCGCCGCCTGGAGGCGCACGCGCTCGGAGGGTCGCTCCGGGCGGCGGGGTCGATGGCACTGGCCGGTAGGGAGCGGAGCCTCGAAGCTCGTCTGGAGTGGCGCGGGATCGAGCCCGCCTCGCTGCTTGCCGATGCCCCGGAGCAGGTCCGGGGCCTGCTCGATGGCAGCCTCCGGGTCGAGGGCAGCCTGGAGCGCCCGGTCGGCGACCTCGAGCTGCGATGGACGGCGGCCGGCACGGCGCCGCTGGTCACCGGCTCGCTGCGGGCGAGCCTGGCCGGTGGCGAGGTGGAGCTGGTGAGCGAGCAGCTCACCACCGCGGCCGGTCAGCTCATCGTGTCGGGCAGGTTGCCGCTCGGCGATCTCCCTCGGCCGGAGTGGGTGTGGGCCGACGCGCCGGGCGGCCCGGTCGAGCTCACTGTGTCCGGCCGCGCCCTCGAGCTCGGTGCGCTGGTCACGGCGCTGACCCGGCGGCGGCTGCCGGCGCAGGTCGAGTCCGACCTTGCCCTCGACGTCAGCTGGAGCCTGGTCGATCCGTCCCAGCGCTACGGGCAGCTCGTCCTCGATGGTCTCGCGGTGCGCCACTCGGGAGGCCTCATCACCGCGCCCGACGGCGTGCGGGTGGGGCTGAACGGCGGGGTGCTGCGGCTCGACCGCACGAGGCTGGTCGGTCCGCGGGCCTCGATCGAGGTGGCCGGAGAGGTCGACAGGCTGGCCCGCGAGCTTCGGTTCGAGGCGGCCGGGGAGCTGGAGCCGGAGATCGCCCGGCTGGTGCCCTACCCGCTGCGCGTCGAGAAGCCGATCTCGATCAGGGTCAGCGTCGAGGGCCCGTTTGCCGCGCCCGAGGGGACCATCGTCGTCGACCACCGCGGCGGCTCGATCGTGTGGCGGGATCCACCGGTGGAGATCGCCGACCTCCACCTGGCCGCTGAGCTCGGCGACGGCGTGCTCTCGATCCGGGACGGGGCCGCCGGCATCAACCTCGGACGGGCGAGCTTCGGAGGGGGCTGGGACCCGGCGTCCGGGCAGGGCGTCGTGGTCGAGCTTGACGAGGTGACGTTCTTCGCGGCGGGCACCCTGACCCAGTGGAGCGGGGTGGTGGCCGTCGAGCCGGACCCGGACGGCATGGTGCTGGTGACCGGGGAGCTGGTGCTCGGCGGCGGCGTCTGGGAGCAGCGTGCGGATCTCGCCGGCACCGTGCTCGGCGGGCCCGAGCTGGTGTCGGCGGCTGACGACCCGCTGCGCGGGATTGCGCTCGACCTGACGGTTCGCGCTCAGACCGGGGTGCGGGTCAACAACAACCTCGGCCGCTTCGATGTCCGGTGGGACCGGCTGCGGGTCGGGGGAACGGTCGCGGCGCCGGTTCTCCAGGGCGACATCCGGATCGATCCGGGCGGGGTGGTCAACCTGCCGGGCAAGAGTGTCGAGCTGCAGCGGGGGACCATCCGGTTCACCGGCGACCCGCACGTGGACCCGGTCGTCGAGCTGGTGCCGGTGGAGGACCTGGCGGTGTTCGGCGAGAAGAGCTCGAGCACCTCCTCCGTCGATGTGCTCTCGCTGGCCGCCGAAAGCCTGTACGGCGGGCTGGGCCGGGCGCTCGGCTTCGAGAACGAGACCCTGCAGCCGGCGGAGATCGCGGTCGAGACCGAGACTGACACCTCGAGCCAGTTCCTGCTCGGCCAGCGGCTGAGCCCCAACCTCGCCTTCTTCTTCGCCACCAACCCCACCGACGTCCGCGATCGGACCACGATGCTCCAGCTCTGGAACCTCAGCTTCGACCCCGGGCTCGCGCTGCAGGGGTACCAGTCGGTGCTCGACGAGAGCTCGGGCGTGACCCTGATCCAGCGCTTCCGGTGGGGTGGGACGGCGGGGAAGGTCGGGGTCCCGACCTTCGGCGCCGCCTATCAGGACGCCGAGGTCGACGATCGTCCGGTCATCCACAAGCTGCGGCTGGAGGGGGAATGGCCGGTCTCCAAGCGCCGGCTGCGCCGTGCCACAGGCGTGACCAAGGGCCAGCCATACGAGCCCTTTCTGGCCTTCGTGGCCGACGTCCACCTCGAGCAGGAGCTGGCGGTGGCCGGCTTCCCCGAGGCGGTGGTGCGGTGGCACACCGAGGGGCCAGCTCGGTCGCCGACGTTGGTCTTCACCTGCGAGACCGGGCCGCGGCACGAGATCGCGTTCGTGGGCGATCAGCCCCCCAAGGCGGTGCAGCGCGAGGTCCTCGCCCTCTATATGCCGCCCCCGCTGGAGGAGGTGGCGCTCGCCAACATGCGGATGGCGCTCCGCCGCCACTACCAGGCCACGGGCCGGCCGTTCGCGGAGGTCCGCGCCGAGCGCGGGGAAGACCGCACGGAGCTCGTGATCGAGCGCGGCGAGCCCCTGGAGTACCGGGGCCCGGTGGTGGAGGGAATCGGCGAGCCCGGCGCCGGGCTGATCCGCGACGTGCTGGGGTCGCCGCTCGAGCTGGCGGCAGCGCTCGAGGACTCGGGGCGCGCGGGCCGGCTGGTCGCGTCCCAGCTGCTGAGCATCGGCTACCCGGATGCGCGGCTCGTCGAGGTGAGCGCGGGCAAGCCGGTGGACGGGGTGTCCGAGGTCCGGCTGCTGGTTGACGCCGGCGAGCGCGCCCGGATTGCGGAGGTGACCGTCGCCGGCCGCGACCCGCTCGGCCTCACCGCCAACCTCGGCGGCGCACTGGCCGTCGGCGAGCCGCTCGACCGCCGGGCGATCGACAACGCGCTCGCGGAGATCCGGCGGGCCTACCAGAAGTCAGGCTACGACCAGGTCAGCGTGCGTGCGGCTCTGCGCCGGCTCGAGGGCAGCAGCGGCAGGGTGGAGGTCCAGATCGAGCCCGGGATCCAGCGCCGGCTCGAGGGGGTCCGCTTCACTGGCAACCGCCACATCGACCCGCGCTTCCTGCGGGTCGGGCTCGCGCTCGGTGAGGGCGATCTGCTCGACGTCTTCACGGTCGACGAGAGCGCGATCGACATCGCCAACTTCGCTCCGGTGGAGCGGGTGCAGGTTTCGACGGTGCCAATCGGCGCGACCGGGTCGATCGTCGAGTTCGATGTGGTCGAAAAGCCGCGGTGGACGGTCGAGCTGGGCGCGGGCTGGGACGAGGAGCGAGGGTTCGAAGGGCGGACCGGGATCCGGGACGACAACCTGTTCGGCCGCGGCGTCAGCGCCAACCTGCGGCTGCGCTGGAGCGACATCGAGAAGGTGGCCCTGCTGTACGGGTCGCTGCCGCCGCTGCCCGGCGGCCGGGTGTCGCTGGGAACGACCCTCGGCTACAGCGAGCGTGACCGCGAGCTGGTGGTGGGGGGCGGGGCCGTGCCCTACCGTGAGTCCGAATCCCAGGCCTCACTCGACCTGATCTACGAGCTCGACCCGGGGACCACGCTCAAGCCGTACGTGCTTTTCGACCGGACGCGCTGGGAGTTCGATGAGCCGTACAGCCTGGCGAACCAGTCGATCGCGACCGTGACGCTGGGCGGCGCGGCCTTCCACGAGCGCTTCGACAACCCCTTCGATCCGAGGCGGGGCTACGGGCTCACCGCCGATCTCGGGTGGAGCTCGTCGTACTTCGGGTCAGACCTCGACACGCTGCGCGGGATGGCGAACGGCTCGCTGGCGGTTCCGCTGGCGTCCGGCTGGACCTGGGTCCAGGCGGCGCGGATCGGGGTGGCGGAGCCGCTGCGCGGCACCGTGCTCGACCCGACGGCGAGGTTCTTCGCGGGCGGCCAGGGATCGATCCGCGGCTTCGACTTCGAGTCGGTCGGGCCCGGCTTCGAGACCGCCGACGGCGTCGTGCCGCTGGGCGGCGGTGCGCTGTTCATCCTCAACGAGGAGCTGCGGACGCCGCTGTGGAAGGCGCTGCGCGGCGCGGTGTTTGTCGACACCGGCCAGGTCTGGCGGAGCTGGGGCGATGCCGACTGGCGGCTGTCGACCGCGGTCGGCCTCGGTCTGCGCTGGTCGACGCCGGTCGGCCTGGTGTGGGGCGACGTGGCGTGGCCGGTGGCCAACGTCGGCATCAGCTCGCGCGACCCGAAGTTCTACTTCGGCATCGGCCGCCCGTTCTAG